One Intestinimonas butyriciproducens genomic window, AAGCCCAGCGCAGAGGATTTTTACAACATTGAGGACTTCAACTGGAACGCCGACGTCATCGACGCTGAGCTGGCGAAGCGGGCGGAGCTGGGGGAGGACGGGAGAGTGCCCGCCGCGCAGCTCCCGGCCATGGATTTTGACCCGGCGGGCAGCGCCGCGGCGGTGCAGACGGCCCTCTCCGGCCACACCGGGGACAACGTCCGCCACCTCACCGCGGCGGAGCGGACGGCCTGGAACGCCAAGGCCGCCGGGGATCACACCCACACGGCGGCCCAAGTGGGGGCGGTGCCCACGACCCGGAAGGTGAACGGCAAGGCGCTCAGTGCGGACGTCACCCTGGCAGCGGCCGACGTGGGGGCGGCGGCCGCCGGCCACAGCCACGCCGCCTCCGGCGTCACGGCGGGGACCCTGGCCGGAAAGGTGAACGCCAACGCCTCCGCCGCGGGCACCCTGACCGCCGCCCAGGTCCGGGACATCAGTGTGGGGACGGCGGAGCTCACCCCGGGGACCTCCGCTCTCGTCACCGGAAGCCTCTACTTTGTCTATGAGTGAGGTGAGACCGGATGGCGAAAAAAGGATATGTCGGTGTGGGCGGCGTGGCCAGGAAGCTCAAAAAGGGATATGTGGGCGTGGGCGGCGTGGCCCGCAGGCTCAAAAAGGCGTACATCGGCGTGGGCGGCGTGGCCCGGCCCTGCTGGAGCGGGGGAGAGTTGTCCTACTACGGGACGGCTGCGACCTTGACAAATTCCATAGCGTATCATGCCGGAACATCAGTTGGGAACTACGCTTTATTTGGAGGCGGTTATTACGCCCCGTCCGCTGCAACCTATTCTACAGTGAATGCCTACAGCAATGCTTTGACGAGAAGCACGCCAACTGCGCTAAGTACAGCGAGACGCTATCTCGCAGCGGCATCGGTCGGAAATTATGCCCTGTTTGGAGGCGGCCGGCCTGACAGCTCCGCGGTCGACGCATACAGCACCTCTCTGACCCACAGTGTGCCGACGGCCCTGAGTCAGGCAAGAGGGCAGTTGAACGCGGCATCGGTTGGGAACTATGCGTTGTTTGGCGGTGGACTTTATTCCAATTCCGGCTACTCGAACGATGTGGACGCTTATAATGCATCGCTTACGAGAAGCCTTCCAAGCGCTCTGGGCGAGGCCAGATACAATCTCGCAGCGGCGTCGGTCGGGAACTACGCCCTGTTCGCCGGGGGTGTGGCATATGACGACGGTTCATACAGCAGCAGTTATTTGGACGCCTATAATGCCTCGCTGACAAAAACCAGCAAAAGCCTTGGCATGATTACCAGCCGCGGTTCATCGGCATCCGTAGGCAGCTACGCATTATTTGCGTATGCGCCTGGAGCTAAAGTTCAATCCGTCAATACATCGCTCACGACTGCTGATATTGCGGACCTAAGCCGAGGAAGAAGGAATCCAGCAGGCGGCTCGGTGGGGGACTATGCCCTTTTCGCCGGAGGTTACGAGTCCGGATATCTGGGTGCCGTAGACGTTTATGACGCATCGCTTACCAAAACGGTGACAACTGATCTGAGTAAGGCGCGAGAAAGCGCAGAGTCCGCCAGAGCCGGAGATTTTCTCCTGTTTGGCGGCGGCATGATCAGCACCGGAAATTCCGCAGCGACCAACGTCGTAGACGCCTACACAATTTAAATCATTTATTTAAGGAGGAATAGAAACATGAGCACAAGGTATCAGCTTTGGGACAAGGCCAGTCAGGTCATCACGCCCATTGGGGAGGTGCTGACGGCGGGGCAGTGGATGGAGCGGTATCCCGCGGCGGCGGCGATCCCCTATGTGCTGGCTGCCGGGGAGGTGAACGGGGCGTTCTGCACGCCCCTTGCCCAGATGAAGCAGATCTGCGCCCAGCAGGGGTGCGACTTCTCCGCCTGCGGGACCGACCAGGAGGCGCTGGATGCCATCGAAGCCTTCGAGGACGCGCAGAACGCCCCCGGCGAGGCGGTCTCCAACGAGGAGCTGACGGCCACGAGCCTGGCGTCCATCGCCGCCAGCCTGGAATATCAGAACATGCTCACCCTGGACGACGCGGAGGTGGTATAACATGAGCTTTGAACGGATCCAGTATTATTACGAGGCGGGCCTGTGGAGCAAGCCGATGGTGAAGATGGCGGTGCGCAAGGGCGTCATCACCAGGGAGCAGTACCGGGACATCACCGGCGAGGACTACAGGGCGCAGACGTGAGCGCCGCCGGCGGAGCGGGCCCGGTCCAAGTCCCGGCGCAGCGACCGGCCGAAGTAACGCGGGCAGCGCAAAGGCCCCCGGGGACCCTCACAGGGTCCCC contains:
- a CDS encoding XkdX family protein; protein product: MSFERIQYYYEAGLWSKPMVKMAVRKGVITREQYRDITGEDYRAQT